From Candidatus Hydrogenedentota bacterium, one genomic window encodes:
- a CDS encoding single-stranded DNA-binding protein produces the protein MAARNRPVLLARSLADEVNHLQFGAPITHVYNPLVYARAPHERYLTRYARPGIQALLVGMNPGPWGMAQTGVPFGEIGAVRDWLGICDPVGAPSPEHPKRPIRGFDCTRSEVSGARLWGWAADRFGDPDRFFDQFFVYNYCPLCFMEESGRNFTPDKLPAPERAPLFEACDRALRGLLDHLQPAFAIGVGAFAEQRIRAAAGDLPLRIGRILHPSPASPAANRGWAAAAEADLRALGVTLP, from the coding sequence ATGGCCGCGCGGAACAGACCCGTCCTGCTGGCGCGATCGCTGGCGGATGAAGTAAATCACCTGCAATTCGGCGCCCCCATTACCCACGTGTACAACCCGCTGGTCTACGCGCGCGCCCCGCACGAGCGCTACCTCACCCGGTATGCGCGCCCGGGCATTCAGGCGCTCCTCGTCGGTATGAATCCCGGCCCCTGGGGCATGGCCCAGACCGGTGTGCCCTTTGGCGAAATCGGCGCCGTGCGGGACTGGCTCGGCATCTGCGATCCCGTTGGAGCCCCCTCACCCGAACACCCGAAACGCCCCATACGGGGATTCGACTGTACCCGCAGCGAAGTCAGCGGCGCCCGGCTCTGGGGCTGGGCGGCCGATCGCTTCGGAGACCCCGACCGATTCTTCGACCAGTTCTTCGTGTACAACTACTGCCCCCTCTGTTTCATGGAGGAAAGTGGCCGTAATTTCACGCCGGACAAGTTGCCCGCGCCCGAAAGAGCCCCGCTTTTCGAGGCCTGCGACCGTGCCCTGCGCGGCCTGCTCGATCATCTTCAGCCCGCATTCGCCATCGGCGTGGGCGCATTCGCCGAACAGCGGATCCGGGCCGCCGCCGGCGACCTCCCGCTCCGCATCGGGCGGATTCTCCACCCCAGCCCGGCCAGTCCGGCGGCGAACCGGGGCTGGGCCGCCGCCGCCGAAGCGGACCTCCGCGCGCTCGGCGTCACGCTGCCCTGA
- the tadA gene encoding Flp pilus assembly complex ATPase component TadA, with protein sequence MPELSQAERDKARAIPLSQIQSELLAALEQSDESGVADAVDILISQGAYHGSSDIHLEPWTDHVSLRYRIDGILQQCALIPREFQAKLNARIKVLADLVVYRKDVPQDGRIDMEKTSCGRPLRVSTVPTIKGEKTVIRLLGDTLDLYSLETLGFQPFVVERLREIITRTSGTLLLTGPSSSGKTTTIYALLREMMELQKSTTNIVTIEDPVEYTMDRISQIQINPHVEFTFATALRAILRQDPEIIMVGEIRDLETARMAVRSGLTGHFVISTIHSGTAAGVFTRLLDMGIEPFLVASSVTAVLAQRLVRINCPECAESYTPDPGLRERFVPEKKRTKFFRGAGCETCNQIGYRGRATIGELLTVDQELAETILKEPTTSQLEALAARKGMQTMLEDGLAKASMGITTLEELLRVLPNILD encoded by the coding sequence ATGCCGGAACTTTCGCAGGCGGAACGGGACAAGGCCCGGGCTATTCCGCTGAGCCAGATCCAATCGGAACTGCTGGCGGCGCTGGAGCAGTCGGACGAATCGGGCGTGGCCGATGCGGTCGACATTCTGATCAGCCAGGGTGCGTACCATGGCAGCAGCGACATCCACCTGGAGCCGTGGACGGATCATGTGTCTCTCCGCTACCGTATTGACGGGATTTTGCAGCAATGCGCGTTGATTCCGCGGGAGTTTCAGGCAAAGCTCAACGCGCGGATCAAGGTGCTGGCGGACCTGGTGGTGTACCGGAAGGATGTGCCCCAGGACGGGCGCATTGACATGGAGAAGACTTCCTGCGGGCGGCCATTGCGCGTTTCCACGGTGCCGACGATCAAGGGCGAGAAGACCGTGATCCGGCTGCTGGGCGACACGCTGGATCTGTATTCGCTGGAGACGCTGGGCTTCCAGCCGTTTGTCGTGGAGCGCCTGCGCGAAATTATCACCCGGACGTCGGGCACGCTGCTCCTTACGGGGCCAAGTTCCAGCGGCAAGACGACGACGATTTACGCGCTGCTTCGGGAGATGATGGAGCTTCAGAAGAGCACGACGAATATCGTCACCATCGAGGATCCGGTGGAATATACGATGGACCGGATCTCGCAGATCCAGATCAACCCGCACGTCGAATTCACGTTCGCGACGGCGCTCCGGGCGATACTCCGGCAGGATCCGGAGATTATCATGGTGGGCGAAATCCGCGACCTGGAGACCGCGCGGATGGCGGTGCGGTCGGGGCTCACGGGCCACTTTGTGATCAGCACGATCCACAGCGGGACGGCGGCCGGCGTGTTCACGCGCTTGCTGGACATGGGCATCGAGCCGTTCCTGGTGGCGTCTTCCGTTACGGCGGTCCTGGCGCAGCGGCTGGTGCGGATCAACTGTCCCGAGTGCGCCGAATCGTACACGCCCGACCCGGGGCTGCGCGAGCGCTTTGTTCCGGAAAAGAAGCGCACGAAGTTCTTCCGGGGCGCGGGCTGTGAGACGTGCAACCAGATTGGCTACCGGGGCCGGGCGACCATTGGCGAACTGCTCACGGTGGATCAGGAACTGGCGGAGACGATTCTCAAGGAGCCCACGACATCGCAACTGGAGGCGCTGGCCGCGCGCAAGGGGATGCAGACCATGCTGGAGGACGGCCTGGCGAAGGCGTCGATGGGGATCACGACGCTCGAAGAACTGCTACGGGTGCTGCCGAATATCCTGGACTGA
- a CDS encoding pyridoxal phosphate-dependent aminotransferase, with protein MRRSIVHEGAKNLSYEIREIVAVAREIRALGREIIWENIGDPIEKGEELAPWIREILVGLLDQPQSYGYCDTAGVPETREFLADKVNEREGGVQIRPDDILFFNGIGDAVARVYGFLKREARILGPSPAYSTHSSAEAAHSGYNHLTYELDPMNGWMPDVEDIRMKVKYNDSIAGILILTPDNPTGAVYPREILDQIVQIAQEYDLFLITDEIYAHIVYDGYPRLHTSQWIQDVPAIAMRGISKEYPWPGSRCGWLEILNRKKDQNFSTYVESLLAAKRLEVCSTTLPQMSIPRVFGDPRYPAHLATRASMFSDRAQEAMDAFEGCEHVIANKPGGAFYFTIMFHDGLLNDQQTLPIEEPQIRKRIEELVQGVRPDKRFVYYLMGATGIVVVPLTGFQCGHAGFRFTLLESDPNKRQHIFQTLRASIDAYCAS; from the coding sequence ATGAGACGCAGTATAGTCCACGAGGGCGCAAAAAACCTCAGCTACGAAATCCGAGAGATCGTCGCCGTTGCCCGCGAGATCCGAGCCCTCGGCCGCGAAATCATCTGGGAAAACATCGGCGACCCCATCGAAAAAGGCGAGGAGCTCGCCCCCTGGATTCGCGAAATCCTCGTCGGCCTCCTCGACCAGCCCCAGTCCTACGGATACTGCGACACCGCCGGCGTACCCGAGACGCGCGAGTTCCTGGCCGACAAAGTGAACGAACGCGAGGGCGGCGTCCAAATACGTCCCGACGACATCCTCTTCTTCAACGGCATCGGCGACGCCGTCGCGCGCGTCTACGGCTTCCTCAAACGGGAAGCCCGCATTCTCGGCCCTTCCCCGGCCTATAGCACGCATTCCTCCGCCGAGGCCGCACACTCCGGATACAACCACCTCACCTACGAACTCGACCCCATGAACGGCTGGATGCCCGATGTCGAAGATATACGCATGAAGGTCAAGTACAACGACTCGATTGCCGGAATCCTCATCCTGACGCCGGACAACCCAACCGGAGCCGTATACCCCCGCGAAATCCTCGATCAGATCGTCCAGATCGCCCAGGAATACGACCTCTTCCTCATTACGGACGAGATCTACGCCCACATCGTCTACGATGGCTATCCCCGGCTCCATACCAGCCAGTGGATTCAAGACGTGCCCGCCATCGCCATGCGCGGCATCAGCAAGGAATACCCCTGGCCCGGATCCCGCTGCGGTTGGCTCGAAATCCTCAACCGCAAGAAGGACCAGAATTTCTCCACTTACGTCGAGAGCCTGCTCGCCGCCAAACGCCTCGAAGTCTGCTCCACAACCCTGCCGCAGATGTCCATTCCCCGCGTATTCGGAGACCCCCGCTACCCCGCGCACCTCGCCACCCGCGCAAGCATGTTCAGCGACCGCGCCCAGGAAGCCATGGACGCCTTCGAGGGCTGTGAACACGTAATCGCCAACAAGCCCGGCGGAGCCTTCTACTTCACCATCATGTTCCACGATGGGCTACTGAATGACCAGCAAACCCTCCCCATCGAAGAGCCCCAGATACGCAAGCGGATCGAGGAACTCGTCCAGGGCGTCCGGCCCGACAAGCGTTTCGTATACTACCTCATGGGCGCCACGGGCATCGTCGTCGTCCCCCTCACCGG
- the pabB gene encoding aminodeoxychorismate synthase component I, whose product MTPTPPSGRCLFPDGDSMRVYRNPRETIAARRVEDVVPALRAVEDRVNLGLHAAGYVAYEAAPAFDAALRAHPPGAMPLVWFGLFDPPEVQPCPPPAEDPCPPFEWTRGMNREEYLGRLARIREHIAAGDTYQVNFTFPLEANFQGSPEAWFWERIAAQEARYGALLELDEHTVLSFSPELFFAIDGNRITARPMKGTRPRGLSSTEDRALADDLARSPKDRAENLMIVDMIRNDLGRICAVNSIDASRLFEVERYPTVWQMTSTVNGDTAAGITDIFGALFPSASVTGAPKVETMKIIRELESGPRGVYCGAVGWWAPGRQARFNVAIRTAVLARRTGIARYHAGSGITWDSDPGAEYEECEQKAAVLRHVRPPFELLATLRLDAGGYLLLGHHLDRLAASATYFGYPVTREAAREALEAYASGVEAVPAKVRLTADRRGAFHITHEPLPPPRAWTSGLALAPIDARQPWTHHKTTCRAVYDAARATRPDCESVFLWDSAGRLTEAVYANIVLQLDGRRYTPPQSAGLLPGVYRRHLLESGEIEERDLFLDDLARAEAIFNINSVRGWVPITWIDHPEAPRSVQDIRQHP is encoded by the coding sequence ATGACGCCCACACCACCTTCCGGACGCTGCCTGTTCCCCGACGGGGACTCCATGCGCGTCTACCGCAATCCGCGCGAGACCATCGCCGCCCGGCGGGTGGAAGACGTCGTGCCGGCGCTCCGCGCGGTGGAAGACCGGGTAAACCTGGGACTTCACGCCGCCGGATATGTTGCGTACGAAGCGGCGCCCGCCTTTGACGCCGCCCTGCGGGCGCATCCCCCGGGCGCCATGCCGCTCGTCTGGTTTGGACTCTTCGACCCGCCCGAAGTCCAGCCCTGCCCGCCCCCCGCCGAGGATCCCTGCCCACCGTTCGAATGGACGCGCGGCATGAACCGCGAGGAATACCTGGGGCGCCTGGCGCGGATCCGGGAACATATCGCCGCCGGAGACACCTACCAGGTCAATTTCACCTTTCCGCTGGAGGCGAACTTCCAGGGATCCCCCGAGGCCTGGTTCTGGGAACGGATCGCCGCCCAGGAAGCCCGCTATGGCGCCCTGCTGGAGTTGGACGAACACACCGTGCTCTCGTTCTCTCCCGAGCTTTTCTTCGCGATCGACGGAAACCGCATCACCGCACGCCCCATGAAGGGCACGCGCCCCCGGGGCCTTTCCAGCACCGAAGACCGAGCCCTCGCGGACGATTTGGCCCGCTCCCCGAAGGACCGCGCGGAAAACCTCATGATTGTGGACATGATCCGCAACGACCTCGGCCGGATCTGCGCCGTGAATTCCATCGACGCCAGCCGCCTATTCGAGGTCGAGCGCTACCCCACCGTCTGGCAGATGACCAGCACCGTCAACGGTGACACGGCAGCCGGCATTACCGATATCTTCGGCGCGCTCTTCCCGTCCGCCTCGGTCACGGGCGCACCAAAAGTCGAGACTATGAAGATCATTCGCGAGCTCGAGTCCGGACCGAGAGGCGTCTATTGCGGCGCGGTGGGCTGGTGGGCCCCCGGACGCCAGGCCCGCTTCAACGTCGCAATTCGCACCGCGGTCCTCGCCCGCCGAACCGGTATCGCGCGCTACCACGCCGGCAGCGGCATCACCTGGGATTCGGATCCCGGCGCGGAGTATGAGGAATGCGAACAGAAGGCCGCCGTCCTGCGGCACGTGCGCCCGCCCTTTGAACTCCTGGCGACCCTGCGGCTCGACGCCGGCGGCTACCTGCTCCTGGGCCATCACCTCGATCGCCTGGCCGCGTCCGCGACCTATTTCGGCTATCCCGTAACCCGCGAGGCCGCCCGCGAGGCCTTGGAAGCGTATGCGTCGGGCGTCGAGGCCGTGCCCGCCAAGGTGCGGCTCACGGCGGACCGGCGCGGCGCCTTCCACATCACCCACGAGCCCCTCCCGCCCCCGCGCGCGTGGACCAGCGGGCTCGCCCTGGCGCCCATCGACGCCCGGCAACCGTGGACCCACCACAAGACCACCTGCCGCGCCGTGTACGACGCCGCGCGCGCAACCCGGCCCGATTGCGAGTCGGTGTTCCTGTGGGATTCAGCCGGGCGCCTGACCGAGGCGGTCTACGCGAATATCGTGCTCCAATTGGACGGCCGCCGCTATACGCCGCCCCAGTCCGCCGGGCTGCTTCCCGGGGTATATCGCCGCCACCTGCTGGAAAGCGGGGAAATCGAAGAGCGCGACCTCTTCCTGGATGATCTGGCCCGCGCCGAGGCCATCTTCAACATCAACAGCGTGCGCGGATGGGTCCCGATCACCTGGATCGACCACCCGGAAGCCCCCCGGTCAGTCCAGGATATTCGGCAGCACCCGTAG
- a CDS encoding TatD family hydrolase has product MALVDTHCHLQSPRFDPDRDEVLAAALEHLDWIAVIGDDIEGSRAALALVGPRVHAVVGMHPYNAKDVDSAVLDELRALAVEPGVVALGEMGLDYFNEYSPRADQARAFEAQLELACELGLPVVIHNRDADADCHAMLSNYAQALPGCIMHCFGSGAEYAEKFLELGFYISFAGNVTFTKATDLQDAARLVPMDRLLVETDAPYLAPVPLRGKVKRCEPHFVTHTAAFLADLKQVPLDDLVSATTANACRVYRIDGQGGSGARA; this is encoded by the coding sequence ATGGCCCTGGTCGACACGCATTGCCACCTGCAAAGCCCCCGGTTTGACCCGGATCGCGACGAAGTGCTCGCGGCCGCGCTGGAACACCTGGACTGGATCGCCGTCATAGGCGACGACATCGAAGGTAGTCGCGCGGCGCTGGCGCTCGTGGGCCCCCGGGTCCACGCCGTCGTCGGGATGCATCCGTACAACGCCAAAGACGTGGACAGCGCGGTCCTGGATGAGCTCCGCGCCCTGGCGGTCGAACCGGGCGTCGTGGCCCTCGGCGAGATGGGACTGGACTACTTCAACGAGTACTCCCCGCGCGCCGATCAGGCCCGGGCCTTCGAAGCGCAGTTGGAGCTCGCCTGCGAACTCGGCCTGCCGGTCGTCATCCACAACCGCGATGCGGATGCGGATTGCCACGCCATGCTGAGCAACTACGCGCAAGCCCTGCCGGGATGCATCATGCATTGCTTCGGAAGCGGCGCGGAATACGCCGAAAAGTTCCTGGAGCTGGGCTTTTATATCTCGTTCGCCGGCAATGTGACCTTTACCAAGGCCACGGATCTGCAGGACGCCGCCCGGCTCGTGCCGATGGATCGCCTGCTCGTGGAAACCGACGCCCCCTACCTGGCGCCCGTGCCGCTCCGGGGCAAGGTCAAGCGCTGCGAGCCCCACTTCGTCACGCATACCGCGGCGTTCCTGGCGGATCTGAAGCAGGTCCCGCTCGACGACCTGGTTTCCGCGACCACCGCCAACGCATGCCGGGTCTATCGCATCGACGGCCAGGGCGGGTCCGGCGCACGGGCCTGA
- a CDS encoding sensor histidine kinase, translating into MSIRNTLIVCILAVLGLHLIATAWLARRGMSNFEGEMASRLHRELLEQTSGELVARARQLLLVYEQHHTDTPIPDIPERLNAYLPELNTAALMLFDAKGNPVHPLPQSAALGDANPPGVVMAFFERAKAGEASEMTLDNFQALASGDADDPVVIHLKAYPDRAIVLGIGQTQDLAGVRIESLSANSAALASQLQSRGMTFIVALGVLTLTLAWIVSHYAIFQPLARIISQAGDKPGRAGISWRGLAEYTGRLREVLAEKDAVRGKLEREVERRFQAEEERDRIKNTMDHALEAYERDLQNSYGQRLQEAQAIVMRREARAIQRHLSEPIENLWKQIANGGNPGLERAALQCLETVRALADHDADLPYAPRPVPLIGWLPGVANQFSKEHGVQVNTNVAEDARVNIDAESLRCAIEFLLENALDAAGAGSPIALDAARVDDNVEIRIIDRGPGIPAEARPHILTPFYTTDDDRDGIGLAVARSVIRQHGGSLKFQSEEAKGAAAIITLPVASAH; encoded by the coding sequence GTGAGCATTCGAAACACATTGATTGTCTGTATCCTGGCCGTACTGGGGCTGCACCTCATCGCAACCGCGTGGCTGGCCCGTCGCGGCATGTCCAACTTCGAGGGGGAGATGGCCAGCCGCCTACATCGGGAATTGCTGGAGCAAACTTCCGGAGAATTGGTTGCCCGCGCCCGCCAACTCCTCCTCGTGTACGAACAGCACCACACCGACACGCCAATCCCCGATATCCCCGAACGCCTCAACGCCTACTTGCCCGAACTGAATACCGCCGCCCTCATGCTCTTCGACGCCAAGGGAAATCCTGTTCACCCGCTTCCGCAAAGCGCGGCACTCGGCGACGCCAATCCACCCGGCGTCGTCATGGCCTTCTTCGAGCGCGCCAAGGCGGGCGAGGCGTCCGAAATGACCCTCGACAATTTCCAGGCCCTGGCCAGCGGCGATGCGGACGACCCCGTCGTCATACACCTGAAAGCCTACCCCGACCGCGCCATCGTGCTCGGCATTGGACAAACCCAGGACCTCGCCGGCGTACGCATTGAGTCGCTCTCCGCGAATTCCGCCGCACTCGCCAGCCAGCTGCAATCGCGCGGCATGACTTTTATCGTCGCGCTCGGCGTCCTCACCCTGACGCTCGCCTGGATCGTGTCCCACTACGCAATCTTTCAGCCGCTCGCACGCATCATTTCCCAGGCGGGAGACAAACCGGGACGGGCCGGAATCTCCTGGCGCGGGCTCGCGGAATACACCGGGCGCCTGCGCGAGGTTCTCGCGGAAAAGGACGCCGTCCGCGGAAAACTCGAACGCGAAGTGGAGCGCCGCTTCCAGGCCGAGGAGGAGCGCGACCGGATCAAAAACACGATGGATCACGCCCTGGAAGCCTACGAACGCGATCTCCAGAACAGCTACGGCCAACGGCTTCAGGAGGCCCAGGCCATCGTTATGCGCCGCGAAGCCCGAGCCATTCAGCGCCACCTTTCCGAACCCATCGAAAACCTCTGGAAACAAATCGCGAACGGCGGGAACCCGGGCCTCGAGCGCGCCGCCCTCCAATGCCTGGAGACCGTCCGCGCGCTCGCGGACCACGACGCCGACCTGCCCTACGCGCCCCGCCCCGTTCCGCTGATCGGCTGGCTGCCCGGCGTCGCCAACCAGTTCAGCAAAGAACACGGCGTGCAAGTTAACACCAATGTCGCGGAAGACGCCCGTGTGAACATCGACGCCGAGTCCTTGCGCTGCGCCATCGAATTCCTGCTCGAAAACGCACTCGATGCGGCCGGCGCCGGATCCCCCATTGCGCTCGACGCGGCGCGCGTGGACGACAACGTCGAGATTCGCATCATCGACCGCGGACCGGGCATACCGGCGGAAGCGAGGCCCCATATTCTGACGCCCTTCTACACGACAGACGATGATCGCGACGGCATAGGGCTCGCCGTCGCGCGCTCCGTGATCCGGCAGCACGGCGGCAGCCTGAAATTCCAGTCTGAAGAAGCCAAAGGCGCCGCCGCAATCATCACCCTCCCGGTCGCCAGCGCACATTAG
- a CDS encoding substrate-binding domain-containing protein: protein MRFIMLFTAFILMVLIAVQFAGDAHPPRPFENSIVHIVCANDSREIIGSAIDEAIRRAEEDLGCAVDVVYTNWESDAELFQLRQLIPLLPGGVIVMGYPANETLRPALEEAVDQEVAVTTFNTPIASLQNQYAPFGLGYAGIDAYAAGRDLAAAAVKKHALGGGARVMLLGDVNHPAREPFVRGVTEVFSGAGLEIEHLVASTHDLQYAPEVTRAELRKRRARGDLPDLICFTEIPIHMASDLLLDSGVRAGEIPLIGLGAEMRLNRRGDQYVSLQIGQDLALQVYLAIIQASLYTTYRYPGLVVYTPYEILGGQVGIDPLFESPGQRFVVLE, encoded by the coding sequence ATGAGATTCATCATGCTCTTCACGGCCTTCATACTGATGGTCTTGATTGCCGTACAGTTCGCCGGTGACGCGCACCCGCCACGCCCCTTTGAAAACTCCATTGTGCACATCGTATGCGCGAACGACAGCAGGGAAATCATCGGGTCCGCTATCGATGAAGCCATCCGGCGCGCCGAAGAGGATCTGGGGTGCGCCGTCGACGTCGTGTATACCAACTGGGAGAGCGACGCGGAATTGTTCCAGCTACGACAGTTGATCCCCCTGCTCCCGGGCGGCGTTATTGTCATGGGCTATCCGGCAAATGAGACCCTGCGGCCCGCCCTGGAGGAGGCGGTGGACCAGGAGGTAGCCGTCACAACCTTCAACACCCCCATCGCGTCCCTCCAGAACCAGTATGCCCCATTCGGGCTCGGATACGCCGGCATCGACGCCTACGCGGCCGGACGCGATCTCGCCGCCGCAGCCGTAAAGAAACACGCGCTGGGCGGCGGCGCCCGCGTCATGTTGCTCGGCGACGTGAATCACCCCGCTCGCGAACCGTTTGTGCGTGGCGTCACAGAGGTCTTCTCAGGCGCGGGGCTCGAAATCGAGCACCTGGTCGCCTCCACCCATGATCTCCAGTACGCTCCGGAAGTCACGCGGGCGGAACTCCGAAAACGGCGCGCGCGGGGCGACCTGCCCGATCTGATCTGCTTCACCGAGATCCCCATCCATATGGCTTCGGATCTGCTGCTCGATAGCGGGGTGAGAGCCGGCGAAATACCGCTGATTGGTTTAGGCGCGGAAATGCGATTGAACCGCCGGGGAGACCAGTACGTCAGCCTCCAGATCGGCCAGGACCTGGCCCTGCAAGTCTACCTCGCCATCATCCAGGCCTCTCTCTACACCACCTACCGCTACCCCGGCCTCGTCGTGTACACCCCCTACGAGATTCTCGGGGGGCAGGTGGGTATTGACCCCCTGTTCGAAAGCCCTGGCCAGCGATTCGTCGTGCTGGAATAA
- a CDS encoding MmgE/PrpD family protein, whose amino-acid sequence MKSFEIRVYPSKAELPRAEQLAWRLAELAVHRSEVLPEVRDMVINRFIDNAAVAIAAINRQPVCNARSQALAHPRPGGAAVFGMPIEQTFDAEWVAWANGTAVRELDMHDTFLAADYSHPGDTIPPILAVAQQCGRAHGLSGADLLRGVLAAYEVQINLVKAICLHAHKKDHIAHLCPAQAVGIGALLGLEQEVVCQAVQQAVHVSFTTRQSRKGEISSWKAYAPAHSGKLAIEAVDRAMRGEKSPSPIYEGEDSVIAHMLGGAGATYTIELPDKGEPYRAILDSYTKQHSAEYQSQALIDLAFNMRDKVADFETIEEVVIYTSHHTHFVIGTGANDPQKLDPNASRETLDHSIMYIFAVALQDGAWHHVASYSPERASRPDTVALWHKIRTVEDPEWTRRYHSSDPKEKAFGGRVEIRFKDGSSITDEMAVANAHSLGAKPWTRPDYIRKFETLTKGIITQEESERFLDAVQNIMDLEANDLLQLNVQAPLESLRCNKRDSRGLF is encoded by the coding sequence ATGAAATCGTTCGAGATACGCGTCTACCCATCCAAGGCGGAGCTTCCGAGGGCTGAACAACTGGCGTGGCGCCTTGCCGAGCTGGCGGTTCACCGTTCCGAGGTCCTGCCGGAAGTTCGGGACATGGTGATCAACCGGTTCATCGACAATGCGGCGGTGGCGATAGCGGCGATTAACCGGCAGCCGGTCTGCAATGCGCGGAGCCAGGCGCTGGCCCATCCGCGCCCCGGCGGGGCGGCGGTGTTCGGGATGCCGATCGAGCAGACTTTCGACGCGGAGTGGGTGGCGTGGGCCAACGGGACGGCGGTGCGGGAGCTGGACATGCACGACACCTTTCTGGCGGCGGACTACTCGCACCCGGGGGATACGATTCCTCCGATCCTTGCGGTGGCCCAGCAGTGCGGTCGGGCGCACGGCCTGAGCGGGGCCGATTTGTTGCGGGGGGTGCTTGCGGCGTACGAGGTCCAGATCAATCTGGTGAAGGCGATTTGTTTGCACGCGCACAAGAAGGACCACATCGCGCATCTTTGTCCGGCGCAGGCGGTGGGAATCGGCGCGCTTCTGGGGCTGGAGCAGGAGGTGGTTTGCCAGGCGGTCCAGCAGGCGGTTCATGTCTCGTTTACCACGCGGCAATCCCGCAAGGGGGAGATATCGAGCTGGAAGGCCTATGCGCCGGCGCATTCGGGCAAGCTGGCGATCGAGGCGGTGGACCGCGCGATGCGCGGCGAGAAGAGCCCATCGCCGATTTACGAGGGGGAAGACAGTGTGATCGCGCACATGCTGGGTGGCGCGGGGGCGACGTATACGATCGAGCTTCCGGATAAGGGCGAGCCGTACCGGGCGATTCTGGATTCGTACACGAAGCAGCATTCCGCGGAGTACCAGAGCCAGGCGCTGATCGACCTGGCCTTCAACATGCGCGACAAGGTGGCGGACTTCGAGACTATTGAGGAAGTTGTTATTTACACGAGCCACCACACGCATTTTGTAATCGGCACGGGCGCGAATGATCCGCAGAAGCTTGATCCCAACGCAAGCCGCGAAACCCTGGATCACAGCATCATGTACATTTTCGCCGTGGCGCTTCAGGACGGGGCGTGGCACCATGTGGCCAGTTACTCGCCGGAGCGGGCGTCGCGGCCCGACACCGTGGCGCTCTGGCACAAGATCCGCACGGTGGAAGATCCCGAGTGGACCCGGCGCTACCATTCGTCGGATCCGAAGGAGAAGGCGTTCGGCGGACGGGTCGAGATCCGGTTCAAGGACGGATCGTCGATAACCGACGAAATGGCGGTGGCGAACGCGCATTCGCTCGGAGCCAAGCCCTGGACCCGCCCGGATTACATTCGCAAGTTTGAGACGCTCACCAAGGGGATCATCACACAGGAGGAGAGCGAGCGCTTCCTGGACGCGGTGCAGAACATCATGGATCTGGAGGCGAACGATTTGCTCCAGTTGAATGTGCAGGCTCCGCTGGAGAGCTTGCGCTGCAACAAGCGGGACAGCCGGGGGCTTTTCTGA
- a CDS encoding response regulator → MANILIVDDDKRITEFLCGQLQGRGHSCQSENRGERALESVTRQPLDLLILDVMLPDVSGFEVCRRIRANTDLYTLPILFLSSMNSQEEINHGLAQGADDFVTKPFNTGALLSRIESLLAVNSNTTLLDELTNLPNAKSIKLEIQKAITRKVTFVIGYAELMGVNEFFQETGRDNQMKALRHFSRCLHLCARQVEPRFFAIGHMGGGHFVYICDPQKSDMYVERVTEVWKSHRPRFLETVGKQPQVRAWEANRMLEFLLCVTQRDADSNYSSRDLFETLSHLRSTAAEIGYSGIFRDRRG, encoded by the coding sequence ATGGCGAATATCCTGATTGTTGACGACGACAAACGCATCACAGAATTCCTTTGTGGCCAGCTTCAAGGCCGGGGGCATTCCTGCCAGTCCGAGAATCGCGGAGAACGCGCACTGGAGTCCGTCACCCGGCAGCCGCTCGACCTGCTCATCCTCGACGTCATGCTCCCCGACGTGTCCGGATTCGAGGTCTGCCGGCGGATTCGCGCCAACACCGACCTCTACACGCTCCCCATCCTTTTCCTCTCCTCCATGAACTCGCAGGAAGAGATCAATCACGGGCTTGCCCAGGGCGCCGATGACTTCGTCACCAAGCCCTTTAACACCGGCGCCCTGCTGAGCCGCATAGAGAGCCTCCTGGCCGTCAATTCCAATACCACACTCCTGGACGAACTCACGAACCTCCCCAACGCCAAGAGCATCAAGCTGGAAATTCAAAAGGCCATTACGCGAAAAGTCACATTCGTGATTGGTTACGCCGAGCTGATGGGCGTCAACGAGTTCTTCCAGGAAACCGGCCGCGACAACCAGATGAAGGCCCTGCGCCACTTCTCCCGGTGCCTGCACCTCTGTGCGCGCCAGGTAGAGCCCCGCTTCTTCGCCATCGGGCACATGGGCGGAGGCCACTTCGTCTACATTTGCGATCCCCAGAAATCGGATATGTACGTCGAGCGGGTGACCGAGGTATGGAAGTCCCACCGGCCCCGCTTCCTCGAAACTGTCGGAAAACAGCCCCAGGTCAGAGCCTGGGAAGCCAACCGTATGCTCGAGTTCCTACTCTGCGTCACCCAGCGGGACGCCGACAGCAACTACTCCTCCCGCGACCTGTTCGAGACCTTGTCCCACCTGCGGTCTACGGCGGCGGAAATCGGTTACTCCGGCATATTCCGCGACCGGCGCGGCTGA